In Haematobia irritans isolate KBUSLIRL chromosome 1, ASM5000362v1, whole genome shotgun sequence, a genomic segment contains:
- the wrd gene encoding protein phosphatase regulatory B subunit well-rounded isoform X6, with protein MLSNFNRGKEKITEIFRFLGANKENKSTPPRDAPPPTPITKGINLNTTPIVKKDKRQSSSRYNVSKNCELTSLAPLNEKTPANEREELFIQKLRQCCTLFDFSEPLSDLKWKEVKRAALHEMVEYLSNQNNVITEAIYPEAINMFAVNLFRTLPPSSNPNGAEFDPEEDEPTLESSWPHLQFVYELFLRFLESPDFQPNIARRFIDHQFVLQLLDLFDSEDPRERDFLKTVLHRIYGKFLGLRAFIRKQINNVFYRFIYETEHHNGIAELLEILGSIINGFALPLKEEHKQFLLKVLLPLHKAKSLSVYHPQLTYCVVQFLEKDPSLAEPVIKSLLKFWPKTHSPKEVMFLNELEELLDVIEPAEFQKVMVPLFRQIAKCVSSPHFQVAERALYYWNNEYIMSLISDNSQVILPIMFPALNRNSKTHWNKTIHGLIYNALKLFMEMNQRLFDECSKNYRQEKQMEREKMSQREGLWQQVETMARSNPDWTKICGQMDCLSISSSQNEFDQDNDNLDLTYKLDYDDNSQQQQAQPTQNHTTIVQENREKSPRNMDKPLLRRKSDLPADSGTVHALIEHKRPDEYLKTPPDANAC; from the exons atgttgtcaaattttaatcgtGGCAAGGAGAAAATTACTGAAATATTCCGCTTTCTGGGG gcCAACAAGGAAAATAAAAGCACTCCACCCCGTGATGCTCCTCCTCCAACACCTATTACTAAGGGAATAAATCTTAATACAACACCCATAGTGAAAAAGGATAAACGGCAAAGCAGCTCACGATAtaatgtatcaaaaaattgtgaaCTTACTTCACTAGCTCCTTTAAATGAAA AAACACCCGCCAATGAACGCGAGGaacttttcatacaaaaattaagaCAATGCTGTACACTATTCGATTTTTCCGAACCTTTAAGCGACCTAAAATGGAAGGAGGTTAAACGTGCTGCCCTACATGAAATGGTGGAGTATTTATCCAATCAAAATAATGTAATTACCGAAGCCATCTATCCCGAAGCAATCAATATG TTTGCTGTAAACTTGTTTCGCACTTTGCCGCCTTCTTCTAATCCCAATGGTGCCGAGTTCGATCCAGAAGAAGATGAACCCACATTAGAGTCATCATGGCCACATTTACAATTTGTTTACGAATTATTTTTGCGATTTTTGGAATCGCCAGATTTTCAACCTAATATTGCTAGGCGATTCATTGATCATCAGTTCGTTTTGCAATTGTTGGATTTATTCGATTCAGAAGATCCACGTGAACGTGATTTCTTAAAGACTGTTTTACATCGTatttacggaaaatttttaggtttgagAGCATTTATACGCAAACAAATCAACAATGTTTTCTACAG ATTTATCTATGAAACGGAGCATCATAATGGCATAGCTgagcttttggaaattttgggcAGTATAATAAACGGATTTGCTTTGCCTCTCAAAGAggaacacaaacaatttttgctCAAAGTTCTATTACCATTGCATAAAGCAAAAAGTCTCTCAGTGTATCATCCACAATTGACATACTGTGTAGTACAGTTTTTGGAAAAAGATCCCAGTTTAGCGGAACCAGTTATAAA aagccTACTTAAATTCTGGCCTAAAACACATAGCCCTAAAGAAGTTATGTTCTTGAATGAGCTAGAAGAGCTACTTGATGTTATTGAACCTGCAGAATTCCAAAAAGTCATGGTTCCATTATTCCGTCAAATTGCCAAATGTGTCTCTTCGCCCCATTTTCAAGTGGCCGAACGAGCGCTCTACTATTGGAACAACGAGTATATAATGTCATTAATATCAGACAATTCCCAAgtgattttaccaataatgtttCCTGCCTTGAATCGTAATTCGAAAACCCATTGGAATAAAACAATACATGGACTAATATACAATGCTTTGAAGCTATTCATGGAAATGAATCAACGTTTATTTGACGAATGCAGTAAAAATTACCGACAGGAAAAACAAAT GGAGCGTGAGAAAATGTCCCAGCGTGAAGGCCTTTGGCAACAAGTCGAAACCATGGCTAGGAGTAATCCTGATTGGACCAAGATTTGTGGTCAAATGGATTGTTTAAGTATTTCAAGTAGTCAAAATGAATTCGATCAAGATAACGATAACTTAGATCTAACCTATAAGTTGGATTATGATGATAATAGTCAGCAACAACAAGCACAACCAACACAAAACCATACTACTATAGTACAGGAAAATCGTGAG AAATCGCCACGTAATATGGATAAACCATTACTTAGAAGAAAATCTGATTTGCCCGCTGATAGCGGTACTGTTCACGCCCTTATTGAGCACAAAAGGCCAGATGAATATTTAAAAACTCCACCAGATGCAAATGCCTGTTGA
- the wrd gene encoding protein phosphatase regulatory B subunit well-rounded isoform X5: MDNKAATTLQQNTPPTSKTSDVVSPVVNNNNNNNNINKISTTNGIKENNSNNIATTPTASIPIVVTNATAGAAGAAASSGSSSPPFSATLKNSEANKENKSTPPRDAPPPTPITKGINLNTTPIVKKDKRQSSSRYNVSKNCELTSLAPLNEKTPANEREELFIQKLRQCCTLFDFSEPLSDLKWKEVKRAALHEMVEYLSNQNNVITEAIYPEAINMFAVNLFRTLPPSSNPNGAEFDPEEDEPTLESSWPHLQFVYELFLRFLESPDFQPNIARRFIDHQFVLQLLDLFDSEDPRERDFLKTVLHRIYGKFLGLRAFIRKQINNVFYRFIYETEHHNGIAELLEILGSIINGFALPLKEEHKQFLLKVLLPLHKAKSLSVYHPQLTYCVVQFLEKDPSLAEPVIKSLLKFWPKTHSPKEVMFLNELEELLDVIEPAEFQKVMVPLFRQIAKCVSSPHFQVAERALYYWNNEYIMSLISDNSQVILPIMFPALNRNSKTHWNKTIHGLIYNALKLFMEMNQRLFDECSKNYRQEKQMEREKMSQREGLWQQVETMARSNPDWTKICGQMDCLSISSSQNEFDQDNDNLDLTYKLDYDDNSQQQQAQPTQNHTTIVQENREKSPRNMDKPLLRRKSDLPADSGTVHALIEHKRPDEYLKTPPDANAC, from the exons ATGGATAATAAGGCAGCAACAACGTTACAACAAAATACACCACCAACGTCCAAAACATCGGATGTTGTGTCGCCTGTTgtcaataacaataataataacaataatattaataaaatatccaCTACCAACGGTATCAAGgagaataatagtaataatatagCAACAACGCCAACAGCTTCCATACCAATTGTGGTCACAAATGCAACAGCAGGAGCTGCTGGTGCCGCAGCAAGTTCTGGTTCTTCTTCTCCACCATTTTCTGCAACTTTAAAAAATTCGGAG gcCAACAAGGAAAATAAAAGCACTCCACCCCGTGATGCTCCTCCTCCAACACCTATTACTAAGGGAATAAATCTTAATACAACACCCATAGTGAAAAAGGATAAACGGCAAAGCAGCTCACGATAtaatgtatcaaaaaattgtgaaCTTACTTCACTAGCTCCTTTAAATGAAA AAACACCCGCCAATGAACGCGAGGaacttttcatacaaaaattaagaCAATGCTGTACACTATTCGATTTTTCCGAACCTTTAAGCGACCTAAAATGGAAGGAGGTTAAACGTGCTGCCCTACATGAAATGGTGGAGTATTTATCCAATCAAAATAATGTAATTACCGAAGCCATCTATCCCGAAGCAATCAATATG TTTGCTGTAAACTTGTTTCGCACTTTGCCGCCTTCTTCTAATCCCAATGGTGCCGAGTTCGATCCAGAAGAAGATGAACCCACATTAGAGTCATCATGGCCACATTTACAATTTGTTTACGAATTATTTTTGCGATTTTTGGAATCGCCAGATTTTCAACCTAATATTGCTAGGCGATTCATTGATCATCAGTTCGTTTTGCAATTGTTGGATTTATTCGATTCAGAAGATCCACGTGAACGTGATTTCTTAAAGACTGTTTTACATCGTatttacggaaaatttttaggtttgagAGCATTTATACGCAAACAAATCAACAATGTTTTCTACAG ATTTATCTATGAAACGGAGCATCATAATGGCATAGCTgagcttttggaaattttgggcAGTATAATAAACGGATTTGCTTTGCCTCTCAAAGAggaacacaaacaatttttgctCAAAGTTCTATTACCATTGCATAAAGCAAAAAGTCTCTCAGTGTATCATCCACAATTGACATACTGTGTAGTACAGTTTTTGGAAAAAGATCCCAGTTTAGCGGAACCAGTTATAAA aagccTACTTAAATTCTGGCCTAAAACACATAGCCCTAAAGAAGTTATGTTCTTGAATGAGCTAGAAGAGCTACTTGATGTTATTGAACCTGCAGAATTCCAAAAAGTCATGGTTCCATTATTCCGTCAAATTGCCAAATGTGTCTCTTCGCCCCATTTTCAAGTGGCCGAACGAGCGCTCTACTATTGGAACAACGAGTATATAATGTCATTAATATCAGACAATTCCCAAgtgattttaccaataatgtttCCTGCCTTGAATCGTAATTCGAAAACCCATTGGAATAAAACAATACATGGACTAATATACAATGCTTTGAAGCTATTCATGGAAATGAATCAACGTTTATTTGACGAATGCAGTAAAAATTACCGACAGGAAAAACAAAT GGAGCGTGAGAAAATGTCCCAGCGTGAAGGCCTTTGGCAACAAGTCGAAACCATGGCTAGGAGTAATCCTGATTGGACCAAGATTTGTGGTCAAATGGATTGTTTAAGTATTTCAAGTAGTCAAAATGAATTCGATCAAGATAACGATAACTTAGATCTAACCTATAAGTTGGATTATGATGATAATAGTCAGCAACAACAAGCACAACCAACACAAAACCATACTACTATAGTACAGGAAAATCGTGAG AAATCGCCACGTAATATGGATAAACCATTACTTAGAAGAAAATCTGATTTGCCCGCTGATAGCGGTACTGTTCACGCCCTTATTGAGCACAAAAGGCCAGATGAATATTTAAAAACTCCACCAGATGCAAATGCCTGTTGA
- the wrd gene encoding protein phosphatase regulatory B subunit well-rounded isoform X1: MVFNAMLFETNINSNPKKIIDIKSNDNQNPNQPSNANSNDIIPSINRNELHSYAKNHSIKTHNINKKSFSTTTTTNIPSGKQQQPPSVGTVGSGYFGLGIPKSPSFHSGLDLLADDDDRSDSDLMQATTTESSETTTTTTTSTSGGAAVGVIGSKFKFTNIEEIKAKLSNSSSPKSVVTKFYNKMPTLHVHDNTSALKSSSSSHHQSSASSISQVSASSAVNHHSVSAANTTSTIVPNTKPSMAASTSSSASSGTSTNSISSTTSSIVSTLAQHFNAATSATQLLTTASSTLSANNKSPVSAATAIKNILNATKNVGNSAAGTTPSNANTTINNSVGADTQSSSSSSSSSSTSSPPSNSSSTNSSVTQSIVSGISISLGIGNNSSTNSSSNKTTTRSHEHTTPAVATPPTLNINLLGKSSQQHQSPPQESHQTNGTSVDTGNDSDDLTPTNNNGSLATQTLQQITGSPGRARDRNVFHSPNSSSAAVQLPLLRETPANEREELFIQKLRQCCTLFDFSEPLSDLKWKEVKRAALHEMVEYLSNQNNVITEAIYPEAINMFAVNLFRTLPPSSNPNGAEFDPEEDEPTLESSWPHLQFVYELFLRFLESPDFQPNIARRFIDHQFVLQLLDLFDSEDPRERDFLKTVLHRIYGKFLGLRAFIRKQINNVFYRFIYETEHHNGIAELLEILGSIINGFALPLKEEHKQFLLKVLLPLHKAKSLSVYHPQLTYCVVQFLEKDPSLAEPVIKSLLKFWPKTHSPKEVMFLNELEELLDVIEPAEFQKVMVPLFRQIAKCVSSPHFQVAERALYYWNNEYIMSLISDNSQVILPIMFPALNRNSKTHWNKTIHGLIYNALKLFMEMNQRLFDECSKNYRQEKQMEREKMSQREGLWQQVETMARSNPDWTKICGQMDCLSISSSQNEFDQDNDNLDLTYKLDYDDNSQQQQAQPTQNHTTIVQENREKSPRNMDKPLLRRKSDLPADSGTVHALIEHKRPDEYLKTPPDANAC; this comes from the exons ATGGTATTTAATGCTAtgttatttgaaacaaatattaacagcaatcccaaaaaaattatcgATATTAAATCAAACGATAATCAAAATCCAAATCAGCCTTCGAATGCAAATTCCAATGATATTATTCCTTCCATTAATCGAAATGAGCTTCATTCCTATGCAAAAAATCACAGTATAAAAACTCATAACATAAATAAGAAATCGTTTAGTACGACTACTACTACTAATATACCGTCAGGTAAACAACAACAGCCACCATCCGTGGGGACGGTGGGAAGTGGTTATTTTGGCTTAGGCATACCGAAATCCCCATCATTTCATAGTGGTTTAGATCTATTGGCCGACGATGATGATAGGTCGGATTCGGATCTAATGCAAGCCACAACTACTGAATCATCTGAGACGacgacgacaacaacaacatcaacaagtGGTGGTGCTGCTGTTGGTGTTATCGGTAGTAAAttcaaatttacaaatattgaaGAAATCAAAGCAAAATTATCAAATAGTTCCTCTCCCAAAAGTGTTGTTACGAAATTCTACAATAAAATGCCAACATTGCATGTTCATGATAACACTTCAGCATTGAAATCATCATCCTCTTCTCATCATCAATCATCTGCATCATCTATATCACAAGTGTCAGCATCTTCCGCAGTTAATCATCACAGTGTATCAGCCGCTAACACAACATCAACCATCGTACCAAACACAAAACCATCGATGGCTGCCTCAACATCATCATCGGCCAGTAGTGGAACATCAACAAATTCCATTTCGTCAACAACTTCATCAATTGTATCAACATTGGCTCAACATTTTAATGCGGCCACTTCAGCCACCCAATTGTTAACGACAGCTTCATCAACACTCAGTGCGAATAACAAG TCGCCAGTAAGCGCTGCAACTGCTATTAAAAATATACTTAATGCTACCAAAAATGTGGGAAATTCTGCTGCTGGAACAACGCCTTCAAATGCTAATACTACTATTAATAATAGCGTTGGTGCCGACACTCAATcctcttcatcatcatcatcatcgtcatcgacATCGTCACCACCATCAAATTCTTCGTCAACTAATAGCTCTGTTACCCAATCAATTGTCAGTGGCATAAGCATATCATTGGGAATTGGTAATAATTCATCTACAAATAGCAGTAGTAATAAAACGACAACACGTAGTCATGAACATACTACACCGGCTGTTGCAACACCTCCAACATTAAACATTAATCTACTAGGCAAATCATCTCAACAACATCAAAGTCCACCCCAGGAGAGCCATCAAACAAATGGAACATCTGTGGATACGGGCAATGATTCGGACGATCTTACCCCAACCAATAATAATGGATCATTAGCCACACAAACTTTACAGCAAATCACTGGCAGTCCGGGTAGAGCTAGAGATCGGAATGTATTTCACTCTCCAAATTCATCATCAGCCGCTGTACAGTTACCATTACTAAGAG AAACACCCGCCAATGAACGCGAGGaacttttcatacaaaaattaagaCAATGCTGTACACTATTCGATTTTTCCGAACCTTTAAGCGACCTAAAATGGAAGGAGGTTAAACGTGCTGCCCTACATGAAATGGTGGAGTATTTATCCAATCAAAATAATGTAATTACCGAAGCCATCTATCCCGAAGCAATCAATATG TTTGCTGTAAACTTGTTTCGCACTTTGCCGCCTTCTTCTAATCCCAATGGTGCCGAGTTCGATCCAGAAGAAGATGAACCCACATTAGAGTCATCATGGCCACATTTACAATTTGTTTACGAATTATTTTTGCGATTTTTGGAATCGCCAGATTTTCAACCTAATATTGCTAGGCGATTCATTGATCATCAGTTCGTTTTGCAATTGTTGGATTTATTCGATTCAGAAGATCCACGTGAACGTGATTTCTTAAAGACTGTTTTACATCGTatttacggaaaatttttaggtttgagAGCATTTATACGCAAACAAATCAACAATGTTTTCTACAG ATTTATCTATGAAACGGAGCATCATAATGGCATAGCTgagcttttggaaattttgggcAGTATAATAAACGGATTTGCTTTGCCTCTCAAAGAggaacacaaacaatttttgctCAAAGTTCTATTACCATTGCATAAAGCAAAAAGTCTCTCAGTGTATCATCCACAATTGACATACTGTGTAGTACAGTTTTTGGAAAAAGATCCCAGTTTAGCGGAACCAGTTATAAA aagccTACTTAAATTCTGGCCTAAAACACATAGCCCTAAAGAAGTTATGTTCTTGAATGAGCTAGAAGAGCTACTTGATGTTATTGAACCTGCAGAATTCCAAAAAGTCATGGTTCCATTATTCCGTCAAATTGCCAAATGTGTCTCTTCGCCCCATTTTCAAGTGGCCGAACGAGCGCTCTACTATTGGAACAACGAGTATATAATGTCATTAATATCAGACAATTCCCAAgtgattttaccaataatgtttCCTGCCTTGAATCGTAATTCGAAAACCCATTGGAATAAAACAATACATGGACTAATATACAATGCTTTGAAGCTATTCATGGAAATGAATCAACGTTTATTTGACGAATGCAGTAAAAATTACCGACAGGAAAAACAAAT GGAGCGTGAGAAAATGTCCCAGCGTGAAGGCCTTTGGCAACAAGTCGAAACCATGGCTAGGAGTAATCCTGATTGGACCAAGATTTGTGGTCAAATGGATTGTTTAAGTATTTCAAGTAGTCAAAATGAATTCGATCAAGATAACGATAACTTAGATCTAACCTATAAGTTGGATTATGATGATAATAGTCAGCAACAACAAGCACAACCAACACAAAACCATACTACTATAGTACAGGAAAATCGTGAG AAATCGCCACGTAATATGGATAAACCATTACTTAGAAGAAAATCTGATTTGCCCGCTGATAGCGGTACTGTTCACGCCCTTATTGAGCACAAAAGGCCAGATGAATATTTAAAAACTCCACCAGATGCAAATGCCTGTTGA
- the wrd gene encoding protein phosphatase regulatory B subunit well-rounded isoform X2, whose translation MVFNAMLFETNINSNPKKIIDIKSNDNQNPNQPSNANSNDIIPSINRNELHSYAKNHSIKTHNINKKSFSTTTTTNIPSGKQQQPPSVGTVGSGYFGLGIPKSPSFHSGLDLLADDDDRSDSDLMQATTTESSETTTTTTTSTSGGAAVGVIGSKFKFTNIEEIKAKLSNSSSPKSVVTKFYNKMPTLHVHDNTSALKSSSSSHHQSSASSISQVSASSAVNHHSVSAANTTSTIVPNTKPSMAASTSSSASSGTSTNSISSTTSSIVSTLAQHFNAATSATQLLTTASSTLSANNKSPVSAATAIKNILNATKNVGNSAAGTTPSNANTTINNSVGADTQSSSSSSSSSSTSSPPSNSSSTNSSVTQSIVSGISISLGIGNNSSTNSSSNKTTTRSHEHTTPAVATPPTLNINLLGKSSQQHQSPPQESHQTNGTSVDTGNDSDDLTPTNNNGSLATQTLQQITGSPGRARDRNVFHSPNSSSAAVQLPLLRETPANEREELFIQKLRQCCTLFDFSEPLSDLKWKEVKRAALHEMVEYLSNQNNVITEAIYPEAINMFAVNLFRTLPPSSNPNGAEFDPEEDEPTLESSWPHLQFVYELFLRFLESPDFQPNIARRFIDHQFVLQLLDLFDSEDPRERDFLKTVLHRIYGKFLGLRAFIRKQINNVFYRFIYETEHHNGIAELLEILGSIINGFALPLKEEHKQFLLKVLLPLHKAKSLSVYHPQLTYCVVQFLEKDPSLAEPVIKSLLKFWPKTHSPKEVMFLNELEELLDVIEPAEFQKVMVPLFRQIAKCVSSPHFQVAERALYYWNNEYIMSLISDNSQVILPIMFPALNRNSKTHWNKTIHGLIYNALKLFMEMNQRLFDECSKNYRQEKQMEREKMSQREGLWQQVETMARSNPDWTKICGQMDCLSISSSQNEFDQDNDNLDLTYKLDYDDNSQQQQAQPTQNHTTIVQENRERYVALLE comes from the exons ATGGTATTTAATGCTAtgttatttgaaacaaatattaacagcaatcccaaaaaaattatcgATATTAAATCAAACGATAATCAAAATCCAAATCAGCCTTCGAATGCAAATTCCAATGATATTATTCCTTCCATTAATCGAAATGAGCTTCATTCCTATGCAAAAAATCACAGTATAAAAACTCATAACATAAATAAGAAATCGTTTAGTACGACTACTACTACTAATATACCGTCAGGTAAACAACAACAGCCACCATCCGTGGGGACGGTGGGAAGTGGTTATTTTGGCTTAGGCATACCGAAATCCCCATCATTTCATAGTGGTTTAGATCTATTGGCCGACGATGATGATAGGTCGGATTCGGATCTAATGCAAGCCACAACTACTGAATCATCTGAGACGacgacgacaacaacaacatcaacaagtGGTGGTGCTGCTGTTGGTGTTATCGGTAGTAAAttcaaatttacaaatattgaaGAAATCAAAGCAAAATTATCAAATAGTTCCTCTCCCAAAAGTGTTGTTACGAAATTCTACAATAAAATGCCAACATTGCATGTTCATGATAACACTTCAGCATTGAAATCATCATCCTCTTCTCATCATCAATCATCTGCATCATCTATATCACAAGTGTCAGCATCTTCCGCAGTTAATCATCACAGTGTATCAGCCGCTAACACAACATCAACCATCGTACCAAACACAAAACCATCGATGGCTGCCTCAACATCATCATCGGCCAGTAGTGGAACATCAACAAATTCCATTTCGTCAACAACTTCATCAATTGTATCAACATTGGCTCAACATTTTAATGCGGCCACTTCAGCCACCCAATTGTTAACGACAGCTTCATCAACACTCAGTGCGAATAACAAG TCGCCAGTAAGCGCTGCAACTGCTATTAAAAATATACTTAATGCTACCAAAAATGTGGGAAATTCTGCTGCTGGAACAACGCCTTCAAATGCTAATACTACTATTAATAATAGCGTTGGTGCCGACACTCAATcctcttcatcatcatcatcatcgtcatcgacATCGTCACCACCATCAAATTCTTCGTCAACTAATAGCTCTGTTACCCAATCAATTGTCAGTGGCATAAGCATATCATTGGGAATTGGTAATAATTCATCTACAAATAGCAGTAGTAATAAAACGACAACACGTAGTCATGAACATACTACACCGGCTGTTGCAACACCTCCAACATTAAACATTAATCTACTAGGCAAATCATCTCAACAACATCAAAGTCCACCCCAGGAGAGCCATCAAACAAATGGAACATCTGTGGATACGGGCAATGATTCGGACGATCTTACCCCAACCAATAATAATGGATCATTAGCCACACAAACTTTACAGCAAATCACTGGCAGTCCGGGTAGAGCTAGAGATCGGAATGTATTTCACTCTCCAAATTCATCATCAGCCGCTGTACAGTTACCATTACTAAGAG AAACACCCGCCAATGAACGCGAGGaacttttcatacaaaaattaagaCAATGCTGTACACTATTCGATTTTTCCGAACCTTTAAGCGACCTAAAATGGAAGGAGGTTAAACGTGCTGCCCTACATGAAATGGTGGAGTATTTATCCAATCAAAATAATGTAATTACCGAAGCCATCTATCCCGAAGCAATCAATATG TTTGCTGTAAACTTGTTTCGCACTTTGCCGCCTTCTTCTAATCCCAATGGTGCCGAGTTCGATCCAGAAGAAGATGAACCCACATTAGAGTCATCATGGCCACATTTACAATTTGTTTACGAATTATTTTTGCGATTTTTGGAATCGCCAGATTTTCAACCTAATATTGCTAGGCGATTCATTGATCATCAGTTCGTTTTGCAATTGTTGGATTTATTCGATTCAGAAGATCCACGTGAACGTGATTTCTTAAAGACTGTTTTACATCGTatttacggaaaatttttaggtttgagAGCATTTATACGCAAACAAATCAACAATGTTTTCTACAG ATTTATCTATGAAACGGAGCATCATAATGGCATAGCTgagcttttggaaattttgggcAGTATAATAAACGGATTTGCTTTGCCTCTCAAAGAggaacacaaacaatttttgctCAAAGTTCTATTACCATTGCATAAAGCAAAAAGTCTCTCAGTGTATCATCCACAATTGACATACTGTGTAGTACAGTTTTTGGAAAAAGATCCCAGTTTAGCGGAACCAGTTATAAA aagccTACTTAAATTCTGGCCTAAAACACATAGCCCTAAAGAAGTTATGTTCTTGAATGAGCTAGAAGAGCTACTTGATGTTATTGAACCTGCAGAATTCCAAAAAGTCATGGTTCCATTATTCCGTCAAATTGCCAAATGTGTCTCTTCGCCCCATTTTCAAGTGGCCGAACGAGCGCTCTACTATTGGAACAACGAGTATATAATGTCATTAATATCAGACAATTCCCAAgtgattttaccaataatgtttCCTGCCTTGAATCGTAATTCGAAAACCCATTGGAATAAAACAATACATGGACTAATATACAATGCTTTGAAGCTATTCATGGAAATGAATCAACGTTTATTTGACGAATGCAGTAAAAATTACCGACAGGAAAAACAAAT GGAGCGTGAGAAAATGTCCCAGCGTGAAGGCCTTTGGCAACAAGTCGAAACCATGGCTAGGAGTAATCCTGATTGGACCAAGATTTGTGGTCAAATGGATTGTTTAAGTATTTCAAGTAGTCAAAATGAATTCGATCAAGATAACGATAACTTAGATCTAACCTATAAGTTGGATTATGATGATAATAGTCAGCAACAACAAGCACAACCAACACAAAACCATACTACTATAGTACAGGAAAATCGTGAG CGTTATGTAGCTTTATTAGAGTAA